One Anaerohalosphaeraceae bacterium genomic window, GTGCGGGAGGAGTAATCCGCCGGACCGATTCAAAACCGGATGACAGACTGTTTTTCGGAACGTCAATACAAGAAGAAAGGAAGTGTTATGGCTTTAGTCACAACCAAAAAAATGTTTGAAATGGCCTACAAAAACGGCTACGCCATCGGGGCGTTCAACGTCAACAACATGGAAATCACGCAGGGCATCGTGGCCGCAATTGCCGAAGAGAAGGCCCCGCTGATTCTGCAGATTTCCCGGGGGGCCCGCGAATACGCCAAGATGAGCTATCTGAAGGCGATTATTGACGTGGCCGTGGCGGAAAACCCCGACATTCCCATCTGCATGCATCTGGACCACGGCGACACCTTTGAAATCTGCAAGCAGTGCGTCGATGACGGCTTTACCTCGGTGATGATTGACGCCTCCCACCATCCGTTTGAGGAAAACGTCCGGATTACCAAGGAAGTGGTCAAGTATGCCCACGCTCACGGTGTGGTTGTGGAGGCCGAGCTGGGCCAGCTGGGCGGCATCGAAGAAGATGTGGTCGGTGTGGATGACGTATCGGCCCACCTGACCGACCCCGCTCAGGCGCAGACCTTTGTGGAAAAGACCGGCTGCGACTCGCTGGCCGTGGCCGTCGGAACCAGCCACGGGGCGTATAAGTTCAAAAGCGAACCGAAAATCGCCTTTGACGTGATAGAGAAGATTCAGCAGCGTCTGCCCGGCTTCCCGCTGGTGATGCACGGGGCCAGCAGCGTGCTGAAAGAGTTCAAAGACCTGATTAACAAGTACGGCGGCAAGATGCCCGATGCGATGGGCGTGCCGGAGGAGGCCATCAGCCGGGCGGCCAAAATGGCCGTCTGCAAGGTCAATATCGACACAGACCTGCGAATGGCTCTGACCGCCAAGATTCGCCAGGTCTTTGCGGAAAAACCCGGCGAATTCGACCCGCGTAAATATCTGGGGCCGGGCCGTGAAGCCATCAAGCAGATGGTCAAGCACAAACTGCACGTGCTCGGCTGCGCCGGCAAAGCCGCTGAATGTCTGTAATCAGACGACTTTACAAAAATCAGGGAGAACCAACCCGGCAGGACGGCGGTCGCCGTCCTGCCTCTTGCTTGAAAAAACAAAACACCGATATGTATGCAAAAATGAAACACTGGAAATTCGCCGCCGGACTGCTCCTGGCAGCCGGATTGTGGCTGGGATTGGGCTGTGAGCCGGACCGACCGGCACAGTCCTCCCAAAAACCCACCGAATCCCATAAAACCGCCGCCGCATCTTCTCCGCTGCCGGTTTCGCTGAAAGCCGCTTCCGCCATTGACTTTTTCTGCAGCGGCAATCCGGCGGCCGCCCGAGAAACGCTCGAGACCGCCGCCGGAGAGAACGGGGTTCTGGAATCATTTCGACAAATTCTCCTGGGCTGGGAGTCCATGCAGCAGCGGCGGCAGGAGATTCGCCGGCAGGTCTGGGAAAAACAGCAGCAGCGGCTGACGGAACTGAAATCGAAAATCCAGGACCTGGCGGCTTTGGCCGAGCCGACTCCGTCCGAGACATCGCTTGCTCTCTCGGAGGATGAGGACCTGCCGGACAGCACGGCCCCGGCTGATGCCAACGGGCTGGAAGGGGTTCTGGCGGCCGCCATTCGACTGCGGGACCTGGCCACAGACGAGGAAAAACAGGCCCTCCTGCAGGACTCATTTATCCAGCAGATTGTTCAGGCCGCCCTCCAGCGGGCCCGCACCTACGAAGAGCAGGGACGCTGGACCGACGCCTATTTCCGCGCGTACTACTGGCTGACGGCCCTGGATGAGGACAATCCGGAGTATCGGGAAAAAGCCGACGAACTGTCTGAACTGCTGGAAATTGAGCTGTCGCTCAAAGACGGCTCCTGCGACGACACCGTCCAGAAACGCTATCAGGACATCAAGCCGGAGATGTTTGAACGGGCCCTGTATCTGCTGGACAACAACTATGTGCGTCCGCTCGATTACAGGGAAATGATGGACAAGGCCCTTGTGCGGTGCCGCCTGCTGGTGCGGGTGCTCGAAAAATCCTCGGCGGAAATCGCCTATCGCGCCGATGCAGCCGCCGCCGCGGCCTTTCTGGAAAAGCTGAACGCTCTCGAAGCCGAACGGAAGGGCAAAACGGACCTTCAGGCCGCCGACCTCAAAGAGCTGCTGAATGCGCTGCTGACGCTGAACAAAACCACCCTTTCGCTTCCGCCGGAAGTGATGATTGCCCACTTTTCGCAGGCCGTCCTGCAGACGCTGGACCCGTTTACCGACCTCGTTTGGCCCTGGTACGTGAAGGATTTTGAGAAGAATCTGACCCAGCAGTTCAGCGGCATCGGCGTGGAGATTTCCAAGGCCACGGGGGTGCTGACGATTGTCAGTCTCCTGCCGGATACACCCGCCTATCGGGCGGGCCTGGATGCGTATGATGAAATCCTGGCCGTCAACGGCGAACCGACGGAAAAGATGACAATTTTCTGCGCGGTCAGCAAAATCACCGGGCCCAAAGGCACCAAAGTCACGCTGACCATCCGGCGGCCCTCCACCGGCGAAGTGAAGGACTATACCATCGTCCGCGACCGGATTGTCGTTCAGCCCATCCGCGGCTGGCAGCGCACCGAAACCGGCCAGTGGGACTTCTGGGCGGACAAAGCCAATCGAATCGGCTATGTGCGGCTGACGTCTTTTTCCGAGACTTCCCGGGATGACCTGGACAAGATTCTCACCCAGCTGGAAAAAGAGGGGATGAAGGCCCTGATTCTGGATTTGCGCTACAACAGCGGCGGCTATCTGAACAGCGCCGCGGAAGTGGCCGACTTGTTCCTGACCAGAGGCGTCATCGTCAAAAGCAATCCGCGTCACGGCTTTGCCACGTATGAAATGGCCCACGAAAAAGGGACGCACCCGAATTATCCGATGGTCGTCCTCATCAACGGCGGCAGCGCCAGCGCCTCGGAGATTGTGGCCGGCGCCCTGCAGGACCCCAAACACCGCCGGGCCGTCCTGGTGGGCACCCGCAGCTACGGCAAAGGCTCCGTCCAGGTCGTCACCCCCTTTACCGGCGGCGGCTCGCAGCTGAAATATACCGTGGCCTACTATCACCTGCCCAGTGATCAGCCGGTGAAAAACCGCTACCAGATGGAACGGCTCGGCCGCAAAGACTGGGGCATCGCTCCGGATGTCGAAGTCGAAATGTACAGCCATGAACTGCGCCGGATGCTGGAGATTCAGCGAAAGAACGACATCCTCGTGCAGACCTTTCACAACAATGAAGACGAACGCCGCTATACGCTTCAGGAAACCCTCTTGTCAGACCCGCAGCTGTCGGCGGCCCTGCTGGTCGTCCAGGCCAAACTGCTTCAGCAGGGCGTTCCGATTCAGCCGCCGGATTTGACAATCTGGCAGCGGCCGATTGACCCGAATGAAATTTTGTAAGGACAGGTTCTCCGCATGAACAAACTCGAGCAGCAGCGAAGAGAAAAATGTCAGCAGATTCGCCAAATGGGTCTTGACCCCTACGGCGGCCGGTTCCCGAATACAGAACCGGCTCAATCCGTGAAAAACCGATACATCGACGGGCAGGAGGGCCAGCGCGCCCGCTGTGCCGGACGCATTGTGCTCCTGCGCGACATCGGCAAACTCATCTTTATCACCCTGCGGGACTCCAGCGGGGCCATTCAGCTGGGCCTGAGCAAACAGCTTCTGGCCGGACAGTGGGAACTGGTCAAACGCATCGACCTGGGCGACCTGGTCGGGGCCGAAGGGACTCTCGGCAAGACCAAAACCGGCGAAATCACCATCTGGGTCGAACAGCTGACTCTGCTGAGCAAGGCCCTGCTGCCGCCGCCGGAGAAGTTTCACGGTCTGGCGGATGTGGATTTGCGCTACCGCCGCCGCTATGTGGACCTCTGGGCCAATCCGGAGGTGATGCAGCGGTTCCTCAAACGCAGCGCTCTGGTGGCCTCCGTCCGCGCCTTTCTCCATCAGCAGGGCTTCGTCGAGGTGGAAACCCCGATGATGCAGTCCATTGCCGGCGGGGCCGCCGCCCGTCCTTTCATAACACATCACAACGCGCTGGACATCGATTTGTATCTGCGGATTGCCCCCGAACTGTTCCTCAAGCGGCTTTTGGTCGGCGGAATGGAAAAGATTTTCGAAATCAACCGCAACTTCCGCAATGAGGGCCTGAGCACCCGGCACAACCCGGAATTTACGATGATGGAACTCTATCAGGCCTATGCAGACTACCGTGATATGATGGACCTGACCGAATCGCTCATCAGCGCTCTGATAGAAACCCACTGTCCGGGGCCGATTCTGCCGTTCGGCTCGATGCAGGTCAACTGGTCCCGGCCCTGGCGTCGGGCCCGATACAGCGAGCTGCTGGAGGAATATGCGGGCTGCCGGATTGAGGATATTCCGGCCGTCCGTGCCAAAGCCCGTGCCCTGGGCATCGACGAAACCCGGATGGAAGATGCCGTCGTGATTAATGAAGTGTTTGAAGCGACGGTGGAATCGAATCTGGTCAACCCGACCTTTGTGCTGGATTATCCGGCGGAGCTGTGCCCGCTGACCCGAACCAGCAAGGCAGACCCCCGCTACGCCGAACGCTTCGAACTGTACGCCGGCACAATGGAACTGGCCAACGCCTATACGGAACTGAACGACCCGGATGTCCAGGAGGCCAACTTCCGCCGGCAGCTGCGGGGCCTCAGCGCCGATGAAAGCATGGCGAAAATGGATGAGGACTTTATCACGGCTCTGAAGTACGGGATGCCGCCGGCCGGCGGACTGGGCATCGGCATCGACCGGCTTGTGATGCTGCTGACGGATGCGCCGAGCATTCGCGATGTCATCCTCTTTCCGCTGCTTAAGCCCGCTGCCGCCGGACAGATGCCGGAATCTTTGGAGGAAACGGACGCTTCCTCCTGACGGTCAACGCTTCGAAATTCGCAGGAGCAGTCTGTGTGAAGCATGTATCCTTCTTTTTATGCGGCCGCTATCTTCGCCGGCGCCGGATGATGCTGCTGAGCATCACCGCCGTGGCCCTCAGCTGCGCCCTGCTGCTGATTACCGCCAGTCTGTTTACCGGCTTTATCGCCGCCCTCGAAACCAGCACCACGCGGCATCTGGGGGATATTGTCCTGGAGGCCCCCTCCGGACAGCTGATTACCGATTTTGAGGTGCTGCTGGAAGCGCTTCAAAAGCCCGCTGCCGTCCAGGCGGCTGCGGCCGTGCTGAAAAATCACGGTCTGCTTCTGGCCGGCCCCGGCAAGGTCCGTCCCGTGCGGGTTTGGGGCATTCAGCTGCCCCAGCGGCTGGCCCTCAGCCCCCTGCAGGATACGCTGCTGGTTCAGAAAGGACAGACAAACCCGTCCTTCGACCCGCAGAACACCGGTGAAATCGGCGGGTTTGTCGGCATTGGGGTGCTCACAGCGCCCGATGAAAAGACCGATGAATACAACCTCGACGAGGTCCGACGCTATATCGGACAGAAAATGGCCCTGACAACCGGCTCGCTGCAATCCGTGCCCGCCGGCGAGTCGTTGGGCCCGGCTCCGATGCAGTTCCGACGAAGGGTCCTGCGGTTTACCTGCACCGACGTGATGCAGACCGGCGTCTGGGACCTGGATGAACAGAATGTCTTTGTCCCGCTCGAAGCCCTTTCGGCCGTTTTGTATCCTGACCTGCCCGCCCCGGCGGCGGATATTATTCAGATTCGGCTGGCCCCCGGCGTTTCCGAAGACACAGGTCTGGCAATTGTCCGGGGCATCTGGGACAATTTCGCCAAAGACCGATTTGCCTGGGGACCGTTTGCCTCGATTGAAACCTCTCGCCGGCTTCAGGCCCGGCTCATTGCTGAGTACCGCAAACAAATGGGGGTCCTGCTGCTGATTTTCGGACTGGTCAGCTTATCGGTGATTCTGCTGGTCTTCTGCATCTTTTCGCTGCTGGTGATGACCAAACAAAAAGACATCGCCATTCTCAAAAGCTGCGGGGCCTCCCGCCGCGACGTCGCCGGACTGTTTCTGGCCTTCGGTTTCCTCAATGGCGCCGCCGGAGCGGCACTCGGCATCCTTCTGGGCTGGCTGATTACCTTTCATATCAATTCGATTGAACTCCAAATCAGCCGTCTGTTCGGTCTGAAAATCTGGAAAGCCGGGGTGTATATGTTTTCGCAGATTCCGAATACGGTTGACTGGTCCGCTGCGGGATGGATTTTTCCGGCGGCGATTCTGGCCTCCGTAGCCGGAGCCCTCATTCCGGCGCTGCGGGCGGCCTGGCTTGAACCGGTTCGTTTGCTGAGGTACGAATAGGATGCTTGTCTGGAAGCTGGCCGTCCGCTATTTTCGCACCCGTCCCAGTTCCTGGCTGGCCGTGGCGGCCGTGGCTCTCTGCACCTTTATCGTGGTGGTGGTGCTGACGGTGATGAATGGACTGGCCTCCGATTTCAAAGAAAAAAATCACCGCGCCGTCGGCGACTGCATCCTTACAACGGATTCCCTGGTAGGATTTCCGGATGACCCGAACTGGCTGGCCCTGCTCGAATCCCAGCCGTTTATTGAGGCCGTTTCCCCGGCCGTATTCGGCGTCGGCCTGATTACCCAGGCCGGAGCCGATTGGAATATCGCCGTTCAGTTTCTCGGCATCGACCCGGTCCGTCACAGCGCCGCCACCGGATTCGGCCGCTCCCTGCATTACCGCAAAGACCAGCCCCATCTGGCGTTTGTGCCTTCGTATGCCCCGAACGAGCCGGGCTGTGTGGTCGGCATCGATTTGGCCGGAATCAGCCGAACCTCGCAGGGAACCTACCTGCATCCGCTTCAGCCCGTCCCCATCCGGCTGATTTTAAGCAGCTTTCCGCTGACCCCACGCGGGGCCATGGCGCGCGGCGGCACAGACCTGGTCAACAGCAAAACCTACTATCTGGCCGATGACAGCCACACGGGTATCCCGCAGATTGACGGCAGCATGATTTACCTGCCGCTGGAGGAAGCACGCCTGCTGACCGGAATGGACAGCCCGTTTCCGCGCATCAGTTCGATTCATATCCGCTTTAAGCCCTCGGTGGGGCTTCAGGAAGGCGTCGAACAGGTGCGAAGACTGTGGACGGAGTATCTGGACAGCCGCCGCAATCATCCCTATTTTAATCTGCTCGAGGCGGTGCGCGTCCAAAGCTGGCTGGAAAACCGACGCAGCCGAATCGCCGCCGTCGAAAAAGAACAAACGATGCTGATTCTGCTTTTTCTGATGCTCGGCCTCATCACCGTCTTTATTGTCTTTGTGATTTTTTATATGCTGGTGGGCCACAAAAGCAAAGACATCGGGATTTTCCAAAGCGTCGGAATGTCCAAAGTCAGAATCGCTCAGGTCTTTTTGAATTTCGCTGCGCTCATCGGCCTTTGCGGCGCTCTGCTGGGGGCTGCCGGCGGCTGTTTGTTCCTTGTATATATCAACCCCATCGAAAACTGGCTGTTTGAGCGGTTTGATTTTCAGCTGTGGGACCGAACCATCTACGCCATCGGACAGATTCCGAATCAGATTCAGCCGGAATTTCTGCTGACTGTCGGACTGGCCGCTGTGGCCGCCTGTCTGGCCGGAGCGCTGATACCGGCTTTCCAGGCCGCCCGGAAGGAACCCGTGGAGGTGCTTCGAGTCAGTCAGGTTTAATTATTCAGGAACAACTATGAACCCAATCATTGAAGCCAAAAATATCCACAAGTCCTATCCGATGGGCAAACAGACCCTCCAGGTTCTCAAAGGCGTCTCGCTGAGGGTTCAGCCCGGCTCTTTTACAGCCGTCGTGGGGGCCTCCGGCAGCGGCAAAAGCACCCTGCTGCATATCTTGGGCGCCCTGGATAAACCGGACAGCGGCTGTGTAGAATTCGAAGGGAAAGACATCAGTAAACTTTCCGCCGCCCAGCTGAATCGATATCGCAACCAATCCGTAGGGTTTGTATTTCAGTTTTATCACCTCCTTAATGAGCTGAATGTCCTCGAAAACACCCTGCTTCCGGCCATGATTTCCAACGGTCCCGCCGGGTATTTGAAGAAAAAAAAGGAGCTTCAGGAGTCCGCGGCGGCTCTGCTCGAACGGTTTGGGCTGGGCGGACGGCTTCGACACCGCCCGTATGAGCTGTCCGGCGGCGAACGTCAGCGGGCCGCTATTGCACGCGCCCTGATGAACAAACCCGCCCTCCTGCTGGCCGACGAGCCGACCGGAAATCTTGACTCCAAAACAGGTTCTGGTATATTAGATGTCCTGAAAGAGCTCAACCGAGGCGGGCAAACCATCATCATGGTCACGCATGACCTGCGGATTGCACAGATGGCTGGGGAAATTGTTCACCTCGAGGACGGCCGAATCGTCGAGACGTCGAAAAAATCTTAATATAACCTGCAGTTCGGAGCGTCGAATGGGTTTGAAAATCTGGCTCGATGACAAATTAGTCAATCAGGAGGATGCAAAAATTTCCGTTTTTGACCATGGGTTGCTTTATGGAGACGGAGTCTTTGAGGGGATTCGGGTGTACAGCGGAAAAATCTTTGAACACGACGCCCACCTCGAGCGGCTTTACAAATCCGCCAAGGTCATCCGCCTGACTATTCCGATGGACCTGCCGACGCTCAAAAAGGCCGTGGAGGAAACCGTCCGGGCCAACCAGATTACCGACGGCTACATTCGTCTGCTGGTTACCCGCGGGGTGGGTGACCTGGGACTGAATCCTTTTTTGTGCAAACGCGCCTGCGTGATTATCATCGCCGACAAAATCCGCCTTTATCCGGCGGAGCTGTATGAAAAAGGGCTGAAAGTCATCAGCGTCCCGACGGTTCGCAATCATCCGATGAGCATCCCGCCGCAGGTGAAAAGTCTGAACTATCTGAACAACATCTTTGCAAAAATCGAGGCCGTCGATGCCGGTGCTTCCGAGGCGATTCTCTACAGCCACGACGGCTACGTGGCCGAGGCCTCCGGCGACAACATCTTCATTGTTTCGGAGGGAACGCTTTATACCCCGCCCGTGCAGGCCGGTTCGCTGGACGGCATTACGCGGCGCATCGTTATCAAACTGGCCCGGGAAGAGCAGATTCCGGTGGTTGAAAAAAATCTGACGCGGTTTGATTTGTACACGGCGGATGAATTTTTCCTGACCGGAACCGCCGCGGAAGTCATCGGCGTGGTGGAAATGGACGGCCGCATCATCGGCGACGGCAAGCCGGGGCCCATTACACGAAAACTTCGTGAGAAATTTTACGCCTATGCCCACGCCTGAGCCCTTATCTGATTCGGCCTTTCGGTCGATTGAGCAGCTCGTTCAGGCGGAGCTCCAGAGCGTACAGATCCGAATCCGGCAAGCCCTCTCGACTGACAACCCTCTGCTGGCTTCACGTCTGGACACGCTGGCGGAGAAGCCGGGCAAAATGCTTCGCCCCCTGCTGCTTCTGCTCAGCGCCAAGGCGTGCGGGCGGATTTATCCTGAACATATCGACCTAGCCGCCATGATTGAGCTGATTCATACGGCGACCCTGCTTCATGATGATGTGGTGGACCGGGCCGCCCTGCGGCGAGGCCGTCCGTCCGCCAATATTCTCTGGGGCAACACGGCCGCCGTGCTGCTGGGAGATCTTCTGCTCAGCCGCGCGCTGGGGCTCGGCGCCCGGCTGCACCAGCCCGCCCTGACCGAACAAATCGTAAAAACCGCTCAGGATATCTGCGAAGGAGAACTGCTGCAGAACATTCACCGGGGAAACTGGCGGATGAGCAAAGACCTGTACAGACAAATCATCACAGGAAAAACCGCCGCGCTGTTTGCCCTCAGCTGCCGGCTCGGCGCCCAATGGGCCCAGGCGGAGGAGGCCGCCGTTCAGGCGCTTTGTGAGTATGGACTGTATTTTGGGCAGGCCTTTCAAATCCGCGATGACGCCGCCGATTTGTTTTCAACAGAATCCAAAACCGGCAAGACCCTCGGCACGGACCTGAGAGAAGGCAAGCCGACCCTGGCGGTTATCCTCTGGCTGGAAACTTTCTCTGAAGATGAAAAACGGCAGGCCGTCGAACATCTTGAAAATCCCCGCAAACACTCCGCTGTTCTCCGGCAAATCAAAAAATCCTCCGTTCCTTTTCAGATTCATCAGGAGCTTGCCGCCCTGACAGAACAGGCGTGCAGGGCGCTGCAGCCGCTGGCGGACAGTGCCGCAAAAAAGGCGCTGTTTCAACTGGCCGAAGAGACTGCCAAGACGCCCTGAGCGTTCTTAAGCCCGCTTCATACCCTCTCAAAGGCGCTGTTTATCCCAAGAAAAAGACCGTCCTCTTCACAATCCCAAACAATCAAGCGGGCCCCATCCGTTATCAGGGAACAGGCAGAGGTCATTCCTTGCCTTGTCCTCTGGAAACCGGCCGCCGACATCTCACTGAAAGGGAAAAAGAAAAATCGATTCCGCTTTAAAAAGAAAAAAGGGCGGGAACAACTGCCCGGCCTTGGATAGGCGGAAAAGGTTCTTTCTTAGAACGCAAAGCTGTAAGAAATCGTGCCCCAGTATTCGTCGCTCTTGTTGACGCTGTCCTCGAAGGAATTCTGGAAATAAACAGCCGGAACAATCTTGGCTCCGGTCATCGGGCACTTGAACTGGCTCTTGAGACCCCAGACCATATGCGACCAGTCGTGGTCCGAATTCATTGCACCGCCGTTAAAGACTATATCCCACGAAAAGGTCAGCGGCAGGTCGGTCGGCAGATTGTAGTCAAAGCCCATCAGATAAATCGTGCCGGAAGCATCCTTAATATTGCTGCTTGCCTTGCTGCGAGCGGGCCACAGCTGATAGACGGCCAGATGGGGGACAACACCGTTGTCCAACAGCTTGGGCATTTCGGCTTCCACAAAGATTTCCTGCTTGTCCCAAGCCTTGGTATAGGTGTCGATATAATCATAATAGCGCCAGCCGAGTTTGTAATTGGTTTCCCAAGCATCACCAGCAAGGGCTTTGCCCTTGTAGTAAAGCGTGTAGTCGTACTCAGTCAGATTCACACGGCTGTCCGCCAGGTTATTGGTCCATCCGCCCCGCTCCGGATAGGACATCCAGATGGTGGCGCCCAATCCGTTCTCATGGGACAGATCGATGCTGGGCTGGAAGGCGCCGGCATTATCCAGGATATCATAGCCGCGCCAGATGTACCGCGAGGTGTAGCTCAAATCCACAGTTGTCTTCCATTCCTGTGCACCGGCCGTTGCGGCCACCGCGCACAACACCAACACAACCATTGTGTTCTTCATAATTCGGTTCCTTTCCATTGCTCCCTAAATACAATTTCCTTTTCCGTTTTCTTGATAGGGTGGTACGCTCCATTCAGAAATATTATGCTTTATGATATTACGACCTTCAACAAAAAAAAGTCGAAAAAAAAAGAAGTTTTTCGGCGGTTGTTAAAATAGGCAAGACAAAGGTGTTAATTGCCGTTTGCCGCTCGAATTTCGATTTGTTCTTTGGCCTGGCCGACCAGGTAGAAGCTGCCCGTAATGCAGATTAAATCTTCTCGGGTCACCACGCTTTGGGCGATCCGAACGGCCTCACGAAGCGTCATTGCCGTCTGGCACATCTTGCCGCAGATTTCCGTGTAGAGGTCCGCCAGCTCCTGCGGATAAACGGCTTTGGGGCTGCTGCTTCGCGTAAAGATGACCTTGTCGGCTCCGTATTGAAGCTGCGTGAGCATCCCGCGAACATCTTTATCGCTGTTGCACCCGAAGATGATAATCATTGAGTCATACGGAATATGCTGACCAATGGCCTGAATTAAGGCCCGAATGCTGGCGGCATTGTGTGCGGCATCCACCAGAATCCGCGGGTCATTGCAAATCATTTCCATCCGCCCAATCAGCGAAACTTTGCTGAGCCCTTCGACGGCCTTGCTGTCATCCACCTGAAAGCCGCGCTGCTTGAGCTGATCGAGCATGGCCAGC contains:
- the ilvE gene encoding branched-chain-amino-acid transaminase, with product MGLKIWLDDKLVNQEDAKISVFDHGLLYGDGVFEGIRVYSGKIFEHDAHLERLYKSAKVIRLTIPMDLPTLKKAVEETVRANQITDGYIRLLVTRGVGDLGLNPFLCKRACVIIIADKIRLYPAELYEKGLKVISVPTVRNHPMSIPPQVKSLNYLNNIFAKIEAVDAGASEAILYSHDGYVAEASGDNIFIVSEGTLYTPPVQAGSLDGITRRIVIKLAREEQIPVVEKNLTRFDLYTADEFFLTGTAAEVIGVVEMDGRIIGDGKPGPITRKLREKFYAYAHA
- a CDS encoding S41 family peptidase; amino-acid sequence: MYAKMKHWKFAAGLLLAAGLWLGLGCEPDRPAQSSQKPTESHKTAAASSPLPVSLKAASAIDFFCSGNPAAARETLETAAGENGVLESFRQILLGWESMQQRRQEIRRQVWEKQQQRLTELKSKIQDLAALAEPTPSETSLALSEDEDLPDSTAPADANGLEGVLAAAIRLRDLATDEEKQALLQDSFIQQIVQAALQRARTYEEQGRWTDAYFRAYYWLTALDEDNPEYREKADELSELLEIELSLKDGSCDDTVQKRYQDIKPEMFERALYLLDNNYVRPLDYREMMDKALVRCRLLVRVLEKSSAEIAYRADAAAAAAFLEKLNALEAERKGKTDLQAADLKELLNALLTLNKTTLSLPPEVMIAHFSQAVLQTLDPFTDLVWPWYVKDFEKNLTQQFSGIGVEISKATGVLTIVSLLPDTPAYRAGLDAYDEILAVNGEPTEKMTIFCAVSKITGPKGTKVTLTIRRPSTGEVKDYTIVRDRIVVQPIRGWQRTETGQWDFWADKANRIGYVRLTSFSETSRDDLDKILTQLEKEGMKALILDLRYNSGGYLNSAAEVADLFLTRGVIVKSNPRHGFATYEMAHEKGTHPNYPMVVLINGGSASASEIVAGALQDPKHRRAVLVGTRSYGKGSVQVVTPFTGGGSQLKYTVAYYHLPSDQPVKNRYQMERLGRKDWGIAPDVEVEMYSHELRRMLEIQRKNDILVQTFHNNEDERRYTLQETLLSDPQLSAALLVVQAKLLQQGVPIQPPDLTIWQRPIDPNEIL
- the lysS gene encoding lysine--tRNA ligase — protein: MNKLEQQRREKCQQIRQMGLDPYGGRFPNTEPAQSVKNRYIDGQEGQRARCAGRIVLLRDIGKLIFITLRDSSGAIQLGLSKQLLAGQWELVKRIDLGDLVGAEGTLGKTKTGEITIWVEQLTLLSKALLPPPEKFHGLADVDLRYRRRYVDLWANPEVMQRFLKRSALVASVRAFLHQQGFVEVETPMMQSIAGGAAARPFITHHNALDIDLYLRIAPELFLKRLLVGGMEKIFEINRNFRNEGLSTRHNPEFTMMELYQAYADYRDMMDLTESLISALIETHCPGPILPFGSMQVNWSRPWRRARYSELLEEYAGCRIEDIPAVRAKARALGIDETRMEDAVVINEVFEATVESNLVNPTFVLDYPAELCPLTRTSKADPRYAERFELYAGTMELANAYTELNDPDVQEANFRRQLRGLSADESMAKMDEDFITALKYGMPPAGGLGIGIDRLVMLLTDAPSIRDVILFPLLKPAAAGQMPESLEETDASS
- a CDS encoding FtsX-like permease family protein, yielding MLVWKLAVRYFRTRPSSWLAVAAVALCTFIVVVVLTVMNGLASDFKEKNHRAVGDCILTTDSLVGFPDDPNWLALLESQPFIEAVSPAVFGVGLITQAGADWNIAVQFLGIDPVRHSAATGFGRSLHYRKDQPHLAFVPSYAPNEPGCVVGIDLAGISRTSQGTYLHPLQPVPIRLILSSFPLTPRGAMARGGTDLVNSKTYYLADDSHTGIPQIDGSMIYLPLEEARLLTGMDSPFPRISSIHIRFKPSVGLQEGVEQVRRLWTEYLDSRRNHPYFNLLEAVRVQSWLENRRSRIAAVEKEQTMLILLFLMLGLITVFIVFVIFYMLVGHKSKDIGIFQSVGMSKVRIAQVFLNFAALIGLCGALLGAAGGCLFLVYINPIENWLFERFDFQLWDRTIYAIGQIPNQIQPEFLLTVGLAAVAACLAGALIPAFQAARKEPVEVLRVSQV
- the fba gene encoding class II fructose-1,6-bisphosphate aldolase yields the protein MALVTTKKMFEMAYKNGYAIGAFNVNNMEITQGIVAAIAEEKAPLILQISRGAREYAKMSYLKAIIDVAVAENPDIPICMHLDHGDTFEICKQCVDDGFTSVMIDASHHPFEENVRITKEVVKYAHAHGVVVEAELGQLGGIEEDVVGVDDVSAHLTDPAQAQTFVEKTGCDSLAVAVGTSHGAYKFKSEPKIAFDVIEKIQQRLPGFPLVMHGASSVLKEFKDLINKYGGKMPDAMGVPEEAISRAAKMAVCKVNIDTDLRMALTAKIRQVFAEKPGEFDPRKYLGPGREAIKQMVKHKLHVLGCAGKAAECL
- a CDS encoding polyprenyl synthetase family protein — encoded protein: MPTPEPLSDSAFRSIEQLVQAELQSVQIRIRQALSTDNPLLASRLDTLAEKPGKMLRPLLLLLSAKACGRIYPEHIDLAAMIELIHTATLLHDDVVDRAALRRGRPSANILWGNTAAVLLGDLLLSRALGLGARLHQPALTEQIVKTAQDICEGELLQNIHRGNWRMSKDLYRQIITGKTAALFALSCRLGAQWAQAEEAAVQALCEYGLYFGQAFQIRDDAADLFSTESKTGKTLGTDLREGKPTLAVILWLETFSEDEKRQAVEHLENPRKHSAVLRQIKKSSVPFQIHQELAALTEQACRALQPLADSAAKKALFQLAEETAKTP
- a CDS encoding ABC transporter ATP-binding protein, encoding MNPIIEAKNIHKSYPMGKQTLQVLKGVSLRVQPGSFTAVVGASGSGKSTLLHILGALDKPDSGCVEFEGKDISKLSAAQLNRYRNQSVGFVFQFYHLLNELNVLENTLLPAMISNGPAGYLKKKKELQESAAALLERFGLGGRLRHRPYELSGGERQRAAIARALMNKPALLLADEPTGNLDSKTGSGILDVLKELNRGGQTIIMVTHDLRIAQMAGEIVHLEDGRIVETSKKS
- a CDS encoding FtsX-like permease family protein, with translation MKHVSFFLCGRYLRRRRMMLLSITAVALSCALLLITASLFTGFIAALETSTTRHLGDIVLEAPSGQLITDFEVLLEALQKPAAVQAAAAVLKNHGLLLAGPGKVRPVRVWGIQLPQRLALSPLQDTLLVQKGQTNPSFDPQNTGEIGGFVGIGVLTAPDEKTDEYNLDEVRRYIGQKMALTTGSLQSVPAGESLGPAPMQFRRRVLRFTCTDVMQTGVWDLDEQNVFVPLEALSAVLYPDLPAPAADIIQIRLAPGVSEDTGLAIVRGIWDNFAKDRFAWGPFASIETSRRLQARLIAEYRKQMGVLLLIFGLVSLSVILLVFCIFSLLVMTKQKDIAILKSCGASRRDVAGLFLAFGFLNGAAGAALGILLGWLITFHINSIELQISRLFGLKIWKAGVYMFSQIPNTVDWSAAGWIFPAAILASVAGALIPALRAAWLEPVRLLRYE